The sequence tcgttcatgatatttaaatgcaacacatctgtaaaaaaaaaaaaaagtcaggttgatttccatttgtgcagttctagcaccctctggtggctagtttctttagtgcagtttaattttcatgaagcatgttttggcccttctatgttgaaaatccacactaacagtcagatgaaggtgaccgtaatatgcttgtgaagtgagtcaatgTGTGCTCGCATTAGCGAGCCtagagtaagtgcctcaatattaattaTTTGAGACAGTAGGTTTATGCATtattgtaatgtacaaaaacaatattgcatttcttttagtatgagctaatttttttatatcgtgacttttttttttttttttattgccaacctccctacaatattgtgataattgccatattgtgacctttatatcatgatatcgtattgtgatgtttggatattgttacattccTAATGTCAGCTAAACATTGTTAGCTAATTGAATATAGCTTACCACTTCTAGTTAGAATGAAGTGTAGTTCCTAACAAGTGTTATATAGTTGCTGCCGCTGGTGCTCTTtcagttgtttttattaaacaaatGGTAACAAAACAAAGTAAACCTCAATTGAAACCGTCACTTTACACCAAAGTGGCTAATGCTAGCCAGGAAAGAGTAGtagtatttacagtatttgtttaCTCCCACGTCATTCAAGTAGACCCGCCTTTTAAAGGCATacacacatttacagtacacaagTTACGATGGCATAGAATTGTGGTTGAAAACGGCAGGTGGCCAAAAATAAGACCTAATGATTAATGATTAAATCAGTGTATGCTTTTAAACTTTACAGTATTTAGattttaaatactgtacttGGTCACTACTTCACGGATTTAATCCACTGCAGGGTAGTTTGGAATGTAACCTCGGTGTACTCTAAATACACAATAATTTTTCCATAATCCAAAGACAGTGTTCTGTATCAAAACAAAGTTGTTTTCGAGTGTCTGATAATCTCTCCTTGAGTCACATAAGGGTTGTGTGGGCTCCAGTGTGATTAGTTTCTGAATAGATGAGATTATGCACTCATGCCAAAGTCATCATGTAACGGCAGGTTCAAGTCAGCTGGAAAATACCAAACACTCCTTATAGTGACAcatgaaatgaaaggaaaacaaacaaaccctgaGGCACACGATCATTCAGTTTCTACagcaaacaaattattattattttttttactaatacTTTCAAAATGGGTTCTCTTTTATGGTAGTTTCATAGCACACACAACGTTGCAACATTACGTCACACTGACGCGACGGGCTCCTCGACTGACTAACTGGTGCCTCTCCTATCTCCCAATGTTGCATGTCTGGATGTGTGCGAGTCACAGGTCACGTCCCACTGAGACAAGACCAATTTTTCCGTGACATCACGCAAGGCCTCGCCCAATGCAACATGGGGTTTATTTGAAAAACATCGGACTTATGTCGAAACTAATGACGAAAGAGGAACTTGAATCACTGGCCGCAATATTTGTAGTGACGTTCAAAGCGAGAGCTTCCTACACAGTAATGCTCAGTTTTAAGCCGTATGAAATTGTTTTACATCTCTCATGAAACAATCTAATTATTTATATTCTTGTTTTAAGAACACAGGTTATCTCAACAAACTTTATGACATTCAGTTTGCACATCAGCTATAACTGACAGTCAGCTGACAACTGTGACAAACATTTTTACACAACACTATCATCAGCTGATAGGAAAGTGGAAGTTTGAAATGTGTCATGCCATGTCAAAGAGAAAATATGTTTGTTAAAAAGAATTAAGGTATACTAATGACatgataggaaaaaaacaacaactttgcgttcccttttACACAACACTGGGAAAGTGGAAGTTTGAAATGTGTCATGCCATGTCAAAGAGAAAATATGTTTGTTAAAAAGAATTAAGATACACTAATGAcgtggtaggaaaaaaaacaactttgcgttccctcgcaacgCAGTCTTTGCGAGAGAATGCAAAGTTGTGATGGTAGGCGAAAAAGACAACTTTGCATTTAAGGTGAcatgcgccgtaaacacttccgggtcatcttccatgtgaccaaaagcgacctgtaaacaaagcagtggggaaaatacatgctccatcctagtcgctttgggaaagctttcccactgctttgtttcatgtttacaaatttccatcctcgtcgcttttggtcacatggaagatgacccggaagtgtttacggagcacctaaggtgacatggtagacgaaaaaaataaataactttgcgttccctaGCAAtatttgcgagagaacgcagttgttttttcttctaccatggcaccttaggggctccgtaacaaAGCAATgctgtttgtaaacatttttttttaatggtctttCAGTGAGGACTCTTGCGAGGACACGATGAGTTCGGGCGAGGAGTCCCTCAGCAGCTCACTGGGCAGCGATGGCGAAGGGCCGTTTTTTCCGGCGCACCTCCGCGACCACAAACGCCGCCAATACCTCAACGCTTGACGCCTCCGTCGCCATCTCACTGTGTGCCTCACCCCCACCCCAAACATTCACGTTTAATTTATTGTCTCATAAGCTCCGGTGCTAGAAGTGAATTGCACAACATCTGGCAGCTGAGAAGACGCGCATTTCTAAAGTTTTAGTTAGATGGTGTTGGTGGTACATGGTACATTCCAAGATATACGATTGGTTGAAGAACTGCAGCAAAAAACGCTTGGTTGTTGTCAAGAACTTTAATTAACAAAACGTGGCATGTGTAGAAATTGTTGACTGTTATTAATCAAAGAAAAATTAGTTTACTGATCCACAGAAGCTGAGGGCAGTCACAGTTGCAAATATCTGGACTTGATTCAGTTGCATTTCAAgtctacttttgtttttaatactttacaTTTCTCAATTTTTGTGCACATGTATATTGTATTACAATAATGGTGACCATTATATCATTTAGTTAAAATTCAAGTCCTGAGACGTGTTGACTCCAAATCCTTCAACATGaatacatcatcatcagcaATAAGGATGGAAAATCGTTGACCAAATGTGAACATTTAATAGCAACACAACGTCCAGATTTGACTGAATACTTTCGTAACTGCAACTGCTCTCACCTTCTGAGTTGTGTTCATTTGCACAGTTTGTAATTTGTGTGTTGGAAGCGGTTTGTGTCGTTGCGGAAAACAGacgtgtgacattttttttgtttgtttttcttgctgAACATTTTTTCTTGACTCTCCTGAGGCCATTTACACAAAGTTCAGCAAAGAGCACTTACTCTCCCCTAGAGGGTCAAACACTGTTGACTAATTTGATGTGTTATTTGTgatagtgtgtgcgtgtttttttgaCCCTGAGTTTAAAGTTGCCAATTTTAGGATGTagcttaaaatatttttaaattgtccaaGAAGAATGTCGTGTGGAACAAAGTACAAACTAATGCTGAATTcaacacgttttttgttttgttttttaaatgtacaaaaacgcatagaaaaaaaatgtaaaattgtaaatgatgtacaaaaaaatgtttataattttTTGTAGATATTatgttaatttattattttgtcacatgtgctgaaaaaaaaaatcttataaaaAGGTTATTTTCTAAACTTGTTGGCTCTCATTTCCACCGTGTCAGACTATAGAAAACCAGCAGCTTGCTGATTGACGATAGTCACTTCACAGATACGACACTTCCAGAGCAGAAATAGCAACTTCATTTAGATAGTTCTGCTTTATTTATAAAAGCTCATTTATGCTAATTTATGCCACTGAACATAGTCCCGCTACACAATGAcaagtaaaaatatcaaagtgcaCAAGCAATCCAAATATTTAGCACAAATTTTAACCAAGGTTAAAATTGTTTCTTTCAAGTCTATTTTACCGACATTATTGGCCTACAGCTGCAAGACAAGTTGGATCAGTTTCTGCTATACTGATTCGTGGAAACAACTAAAACTCAGAAACAGTCTCACCATGATCAGTATCACAAGAGAAACTTACAGCAGTGTCAAATTAGTACTGAGAATAAACTTTTTGAAGTAGCTTCTGCCAACTGCTTTAAAACAGCGGTTGCAATTTTGAGCTGTAACTCAAACAACCAAATTTCCCTCCCTGGAGATGACAAGTTACGGAAGGTCGCTCTGACAAACTATCTcattaaataattgtaaatgtgtGTATCAATATAAaacattggataaaatggatTTAGTCACTTAACTGATTGCAAATAGCAGCATCCATGATTATGTTCCTCAAGTGACAGGCCACATTTTCACGTGCACACACATtcgaggattaaaaaaaaaaaacatcacttggTCCTACCATACAAGCACGTGCACCTTCTTCTGCCTTGACTTGTGATGATCTCTGGAGGTGAAGACGATACATTTTCCAGATAAGATCAagcttgtgtttaaaaaattaaaacctaAATAATCCCTCATATCGACAATCCATCCATGAAGTCAAACTGGTTGCTTTGAGGGTGGAGGTCTGAGGTCAACTGAATCCACGACTGGTTTGATTTTGTTGAACACAAGATTAGtaataaaaagtacaaaaaaaaaaaaaaacattttttgaaaaaaaaaaaatttcattcaAAAATGTGAATGCTGTTTTTTGAACACATCAAAATCCCATGCGTGCCTTCTTTTTCTTCGGTTGTGATGACTGTGACATTTGTGACCACAGCCGCCCCAGTGAACTCTGGGAGAGGGGCAGCGATTGGGAGGAGTGGGCCACGGGCTGAAGCGAGTGCTGCTCCGCATCGAAGTAGTTGTCGTGTTGAGAGGGATCGTCCTGCACACACAACAGGATTGATTAGAATGTGGAGCATGTTTAGCGTTCatgttgtcaagaggacggaaATACAATTTTCAGGTGAAGATGTGCAACTTTTTCAAACGTCGTCGCTCATGTTATCATAAGGAAGTTACTGAATTCACTACTTGTGGCGATTAAAATGGCCATCCAAGCTGAATTTGCTCAAACATTTAAGGTGTTTTCAGATATTGTTCAAGatatttttaataaaccaaAGTGCACCAAAAATGCTTTcgtattttgagttaatttgaaTGAGGAGTTAATTCTTTCTGGTCCACTTCAAATTGGATGTGGGCTCTTTCTACATTAGGCCCTCTTCATATTCACCATCAGTGTATCTAGATTTTGATTTCTCTATGTATATTAATCTATTCTATAGCTATGGtcaccagtttttttttgctgcactgTAGGAATAATATAAGAtaaaaaatgaatcatttcaaaaccCCTCCGCCATTAATATGACCTAGAACATATACAACACAatttgcaggaaaaaaatgaaatgttggTGAGATGGGAAGAAAAAATATAGCTGGGGATGCTgctgtgtttaactcattcactgcctttgacaagtatacttgtcaattgtattttttagagcggtgctaaatgggggctaatctgactatgctccactgtaaatatcaaacttggaaacaactttactgatgcccaaccaccggtagatgacatcattgccccattttatacgaaataaacacagtttcagagtccatgggagaaatggctggattttggcaaacctacatttttctactgtcaattataaaagaacaggacggggcaaaaagtagggagtctattctgttatttggtagattcggtttatatataattattgaatgtaatatcacgcgagtattgacaatttaaaaattttctaaaatgactggcagtgaatgagttttaaatgtcaatgtatgAATCCCAGATTCTAAGggaccctcttgtggccattttacttcGAGGAGCTGAAGGGCATGTATGGCTGACATTGTTATTCGAAGTGAATGGGATCCATGTCAATCCTCATATGCTCATTACGATGCAATTtctttatgtatatgtatgtaagcTTAATATTAGAAAATGTTCCCACCTGACTATTACAgaatttcttgaaaaaaaaaaagaagaaataatcAAGTAAAAAGATACACTTGTTGACGGGGAATAAAAACGGTCTCTACTGTCAACTTTTCTTACGAATGAATGTAGGGTATTTTAGCCGCTTTTTGGCATCATACTCTGAAAAgccatttaaacatttaaacagCAACAGCAATGTCTGGAAGACTGTAACCTTCAAATTTCTGCAGTGTACATCTGTTACTAATAGCCTCCAGCTATTGAATGTTAGCGGTGTAGCTTAATTAAGTATAACCTAATAGTAGGTATCTAAGCCTCTCCCAAAATTTGGCCGAGCTCCCAATTTTGCAGATAAAACACTTCTATCACTTCTGCCTGTTTCTCTCTCTGGTGTCAGCTTAAAGTGTTAACTCCGGTGCTCCATTTCGAGGTATTGAAGTGGAAAACGTTTGATAAATATCTGGTGTTCCCATTTTTGTGTCTAGTCTTGTATTTGGCCAAAAATAATTCCGATCGGTTAATTTTAATGTCAGCAGGGGTATGAAACTAACTTCACAATTCAATTCCAATGCCAGCATTTGCTGTAACAAATGTCTAGCTTCTcttataataatacatttacaaaaatatatttaaatttctAAATCTGATTTAGCATAACCTCTATTTTAATATTTGAAAGTGCAATATGCATCAGACAACAGTGGCTTTTAGTTTTTACAAAATTAAACtttaaaaattgatatttaatacCTCTGAAACGAttcagaatgtatttttatttttttaataaaataactcCCACCCTTACTCGTCACCATGTTGGGTTACAGTACTTGGAATTGGTGAGCTCATACTGTGAattctgtgccctgcgattggctggcaaccagtccagggtgtcccccgcctactgcccagagccagctgagataggcgccagcaccccccgcgacccttgtgaggaataagcggtcaagaaaatggatggatggatactgtgaattcatttgctcccccaaaaaacgtataaatatgttctattttaaatgttttaagtgtcccaaagacgtatttatacgttttagttttttgctttttttatgctcgagcatatagaaggctttgatgcagcgacTGAACTgtagagaatggttgaagcaatggtagttattacaaaaacgaccggcaggtggcagcagagtataagagatcaaccagggccatgttaaaacaagctgatttccccacagttctaaacaaatttgtgaataatgatggaacttagctatattctacagtgttccctcgttttccgctggggttaggttccaaatatacccgcaataaatgaaatctgcgaagtagttagctttatgttttacaactcttataaatgttttaaggctctaaaatccccgaccgcacaatttatacacttttctcattgaggcatttacatgttctcacatttctctcttgttcaaacattgacaatgttcaaaccttcataaattttataaaatgggtatattactgtaaaaaaatatcccaaattgcacttaaaaaaaaatctgcgatacagcgagaccgcgaaaagtgaaccgcgttatagcgagggaagactgtaatgccaattgctgccaaacaaactgatttttttttcgtgatgaaagaaaagaatctaatctttcttttggtaggttccatgtttttatagaacaatattctgtgggctttacaaaatcagtcaaaatccaggaaaacagccaagAACGAAGgtagttgcttcagtgaaaatggctgcaagtgattAAGTTAAGGCATTTAATAGTCTGGATCATACAGTGTGTGGTGTGCTCCCATAATCTCCTCACAGgacagcacacacaaaaaaactattgtCCTCCAAACCCGATCTAGAATCGAGTCTTCGAAGTCAGAAATCTTTTTTCTTTGTGCAGATGATAAATAAGCACTCTGGGGCTTTCCCATAGCTCCACAAGCTGGCACCATTAGAGGTCCACTGGACTTGTTTCGGTAAGGCcaagtttgttttcatttctgcCCACTTCCTTGTTCCTCATTCAGGTGGttcttgattggctacattcgGTTTCCCGACACAAATTCATGGAGTCATGTTCCCACACACGTGAAACTTTTTGGGCcataaatattgaacaggtttgATATTTGAAGGGGAAGTCAGCCTACAAATTTTCTTTGAAATAATATCTTCTATTCAGCCCCACTAatttaaacacagtattctgattatttgaaatgtgagttaagcagtaaaatccacccattGTTATCCatatggccattttgccacttgctgtcagttgaaaatgtgttttccgAAGCCGAGCCGTAATTGGACGTCACCTTACCCTGAGCAACTGATGTAATggtcgccccctgagatggattacaaagggtggattttgttgctgaACTCGTATtccataaacaaaatattaatcagaataccgtgtttaaaCTAGCTGGGCTGCATAGATAGAGTATAttgtaaagacaatttttgggttgacttctagCCTGAAACCTTTTCAACTGTATTAATGAGAGAAAACTACTCTCAACACATCTCAGACCATAGGATAATCTTATGAAACGTAAAATAATCCAGCATTTGTCATTTGTGGTCAGAGCAGAAAATCAAcaggtgtacatttgagtgactCTTCCCTCCTAGCGTCATCCTTCCTTTCACATGTAAGATCTCATGCGCTGAAAGGCAAGCACAGACAGGTTTTTCCCGTCCTGTCTCCCCCtggtggtcattgtttttcattgtttctTGGACAGGTTGTGCCTGTTAGTTCAATTTCGTTCTGTACTTGTGCACATGCAATAACAATGATTAgttttgttccgataccgtttttttggcccccgataccgatcccgatacccagctttgtagtatcggccgataccgataccataccgatacctacgtttttttttccctccacatgaaagagctgtcctgccattggttcagagcactcaaggaccaataggatatcttagatcggcatgcagtgaacatgtcacatatcagtgaaggTCGTGCagaagcaagacacaagatgctgcatccaaagtcctaatTACCATTGGacttaatggtatcggcatgttacctgtgagtactcaccgataccgaaaccactgttttaatgcagtatcggcgcctctgctgataccagtatcggtatcggaacaacactaataaagaCCCATTCATTcagtaatatgaaaaaaaaaccacgaACTTGAACGCTCATCAGTTACCTGTGATCCAAACAGGGAGCTGAGGTAGTCTGCTGCAGGGCGTTTCCTTCTCTGACTGGACGGCGTGGAATCCTGTTGGACGTTCCTTGTCGGGGTAAGGGTGACTGGCGTAGGAATTACGGCCTCATCGAGAATAGAAGTGGGTGTCTTGGCTCTTGGCGCCTCACTCTCCATTGTGATCTCAGATTGCGCTAATCCCATCTCCACCGCCGTTTCGCTTTCTGACCCCGCCCCTTGGCTTGCCGCAGACGACCAGCCCGTCAAGTCGGAGAAATCATCCAGTTCTGATTGGTAGGTGATTGATGAAGTGAAGCTTTCAGAGAGCGCCAGTCGTCGACCGCCGGATCGGATCCGTGCCTCCCGttccttcctcctcttcctcttgagGGCGTTCATCTTTTCTTCCCTGTTCAGCCCCAGCCGGTCCTCCCACCACGCTCGCCACTTCTCCTCGCCTTGCCAGGACAGGGTCAGACGCTGACTGAGATTGTCGGTCCACGCTCCCGTTTCCACCTGGTCTGGAAACGGGACCACGTCTGAAGGGTCCGAGGAGGCGTCGCTTCTCACCAGCAGGGAACGGTCGGACATGCACGCACTCAATTGTTGTCTCATGCTCGTCACGTGGTCCTCTTCTCTCATTTTGTCGCTGGGTACACTGAAGAAGCGACTGGTGTTGACTGTGATTTGGTTTGGGCAGCGTGGGCTTGGCTTCTTTTTGTGGCTTTTGTGCACCAGTCTTTGTAGCCAAAGTTTCCACGTTTTCAAAGCATCCTCGCTGAGCTTTACTGAAGTCTCCTGGACGGGTAGATTAGCATGAGTCAAGTTGGTGAGTGTCTCCTGATCGCTCCTTGGCTGCTCCGGATCATTGGCTGGACTTGTCACATTCTCATTCCCTGCATCTGCAGTCAATCCAGGTTCGAGCGCCGGATCATCATTGACAAGTACCTGGAGTTGCAACCTTTTCAGGTTTCGTCCTTTCCCGCGTGTCTCTGAAACCTCGGAACTGGTGTCTGagtaaacatcatcatcatcttgtaGTTTGTTCTCTTGTGTTTCAGCCACAACCGGGTAAAGCACTACTCCCTGAGTTGGCCCTATGATGTCCTCATCGCTAGATGTGTCCGGAACTATCAACTGAGAAGGTCTCTGTGCAAtatgggacgtttctgtggtaTTTTCCAGTGTTGGAGGGTTATTGGAGCTTTTTTGAGGTAGGGCTTCGTCGTCTATGGCTGGGGGTGAAGAGGCATCCAGCTGCTGGCGTTCAAGGATCTGGTAGAAAATATCGCCTGCCTCAGTCAACTGGAGCACATAGATGCAATCATGACTTCCATCTCTTGCATTCTTCTGGATAGCTGTTAGacctaaaaacataaaattatgcATTTTAACAGGAGGTGGATTGGTAAGTGCATCTCAGAGCTACTGTTTCTTTTCATTCAACGGGATTTATTACAAGTGTTTTAATTATTCTAACAGTATAAATGGCATTTACAGAGTTTCTGAAGGTTTCAGCAAATATAATGTAATGATTTTATCATGCCGCttttaatgcaacttaaaactaatttaatgccCATGTTGTactacataaacacacacacgcttgtaatatctattctaaatgtaccataaagtattttttcaagtttttccaTACTCttaattaacataaaattggacaaatattgttaccaaatacaaatgtggttgCATCTTATaattcagtggttctcaaccacgGCCCTCGAGTACCCCTGTCCAgcgtgttttccatgtctcccacagccaacacaggtgtttcaaacaatcagttaatcagccagctctgcattaagcctgataacgattcccatctgtgttggctgagggagacatggaaaacagtacTCGAGGACCGGGGTTAAAAACCAGTGTTATAGTTCATCCACACAGTAATATAATATTAAGTAATTTATAGGAAGTGTTTGAAGCTAAAAATATATACTAAACCAcacgtgtcaagatccggtcctcgagggccgcagtcttgcaggttttggatatttccctttttcaacacagctgattcatgatcagctcatcagcatgctctgcagaagcctgataacgagcctgttaattggaatcagctgcacttcaagTAGGGAAATCCATAAAACCTGCAAGactccggcccttgaggaccgcagtttgccacccctgtaaCAGTTAAACGGAGCGTGAACCATCATAGATTTATGTtaaggtatttttttctgccactatatGGCAgagtttcatgttggacattggtgacagaaacagtacatttttctttccaaaatccCAGAAACTCGTGGACTCCAGGCCATTCTGTTCACTGTAAATTACAACTAGTCGCCAGTCCCCACAAAtgcatgcatatatatatacacatatatatatatatatatatatatacacacacatatatatatatatatatatatatacacatatatatatatatatacatatatatatatatatatatatatatatatatatatatatatatatatatatatatatatatatatatatatatatatatatacatatatatatatatatatatatatatatatatatatatatatatatatatatatatatacacatttatatatatatacatttatgaTTGCTAAATTGCGTTAAAGTGACTCATTTGCACAATGTTGTATGTACCACATTAACaacaatgcttttaaatccatccatccatccattttcttgaccgcttattcctcacaagggtcgtggggggtggagagcctatctcagctggctctgggcagtaggcaggggacaccctgtactggttgccagccaatcgcagggcacacagagacgaacaaccattcacgctcacaagcacacctagggacaattcggagcgcccaattaacctgctatgcttgtctttggaatgcgggaggagaccggagtacccggagaagacccacgcggagaacatgcaaactccacccaggaaggccggagcctggactcgaaccggagtcctcagaactgggaggcggacgtgctaaccagtcatccaccgtgccgctgcttttaaatcaattatatttattttttaatgcctttGGACATCATATTTCATGCTGTTTAATGCCATTTAAGGCCTTAATTTCAGCAAAATTCATTTAATGACTTGTAATGATTTTTAATGACCAGTGGATACCCTGATTTAGTCAAACAAAAATAGACACTCGATACCTGCAGATGGTGAGGACAGTCTGTTAGTTGCCATGTCCATGCGGTGCGGGATCTGCACCGGAAGATGTTCGAGGCTGTCACACGGCCGAAGCAGTGCCTGAGGAGGCCCCACACTGACGCACGCTTCTGCTCTGCCACCTGAAGATGTAAACATACATAAAATTGTTGAGCGGCTCAGGAAGTGAccgaaaaatgaccaaaaccttCAAATAATAACAAACCTGAGTACTGCAGTTGTGTGATTTCCTGAGAGCGCTGTGAACCGAGTAAAACCTTTGTGGTTCTAGCTCCGCTCCACGACGAGGATATACCAGGAAGGACATGACAGAACATTGGCGGGGATTGCATCATGTGATCCATCTTCAGCATTGGCAAACAGGGAAAACGCTCGTCCACAATGTAGGCTGAGTACTAA comes from Festucalex cinctus isolate MCC-2025b chromosome 15, RoL_Fcin_1.0, whole genome shotgun sequence and encodes:
- the taf1c gene encoding TATA box-binding protein-associated factor RNA polymerase I subunit C isoform X1, giving the protein MDYHFPHKLFPSFYNNGPPGLTQKPCAGIWGSYDQVQLQGGSEPPSNWTFTSRHQVKGEIWRHREPAPIPLFKPTNSFIWSSTPPNPLDFTEHMQNFYFDHCRDAFGCISEVLGDNFQFKYGMKKRQSRDAVPTWKIKIFLDKLNLPICHKSYSSRTPQAYSVLLSDVVQTVPPELLGSLLYEELTEQRDRQLFSERATGGALNLIPFSQSGDSPHGCLIYPGKREMDCLNFHRVAWEHHRDKGFSLNASKSKPFSFQLKGPIQQISSASLFDICCVCVRSNRLCGFWRLSEREEPRLMQVIHTKEVATCVCVSPHILGEVLVASENGTTNLWTVGKGIQKVWEDSSNLYFNAKSSWRWCEFSAHPRVTIYADRTGAELCDIRESPASNHTLFRISSTTECRSGERLILCKYLADAHPFHHLVTTQYSAYIVDERFPCLPMLKMDHMMQSPPMFCHVLPGISSSWSGARTTKVLLGSQRSQEITQLQYSGGRAEACVSVGPPQALLRPCDSLEHLPVQIPHRMDMATNRLSSPSAGLTAIQKNARDGSHDCIYVLQLTEAGDIFYQILERQQLDASSPPAIDDEALPQKSSNNPPTLENTTETSHIAQRPSQLIVPDTSSDEDIIGPTQGVVLYPVVAETQENKLQDDDDVYSDTSSEVSETRGKGRNLKRLQLQVLVNDDPALEPGLTADAGNENVTSPANDPEQPRSDQETLTNLTHANLPVQETSVKLSEDALKTWKLWLQRLVHKSHKKKPSPRCPNQITVNTSRFFSVPSDKMREEDHVTSMRQQLSACMSDRSLLVRSDASSDPSDVVPFPDQVETGAWTDNLSQRLTLSWQGEEKWRAWWEDRLGLNREEKMNALKRKRRKEREARIRSGGRRLALSESFTSSITYQSELDDFSDLTGWSSAASQGAGSESETAVEMGLAQSEITMESEAPRAKTPTSILDEAVIPTPVTLTPTRNVQQDSTPSSQRRKRPAADYLSSLFGSQDDPSQHDNYFDAEQHSLQPVAHSSQSLPLSQSSLGRLWSQMSQSSQPKKKKARMGF
- the taf1c gene encoding uncharacterized protein taf1c isoform X2, with the protein product MNFGPFLFKKLSRFSKIPWMSGVSCSLEVLPHQLIWIERQSRDAVPTWKIKIFLDKLNLPICHKSYSSRTPQAYSVLLSDVVQTVPPELLGSLLYEELTEQRDRQLFSERATGGALNLIPFSQSGDSPHGCLIYPGKREMDCLNFHRVAWEHHRDKGFSLNASKSKPFSFQLKGPIQQISSASLFDICCVCVRSNRLCGFWRLSEREEPRLMQVIHTKEVATCVCVSPHILGEVLVASENGTTNLWTVGKGIQKVWEDSSNLYFNAKSSWRWCEFSAHPRVTIYADRTGAELCDIRESPASNHTLFRISSTTECRSGERLILCKYLADAHPFHHLVTTQYSAYIVDERFPCLPMLKMDHMMQSPPMFCHVLPGISSSWSGARTTKVLLGSQRSQEITQLQYSGGRAEACVSVGPPQALLRPCDSLEHLPVQIPHRMDMATNRLSSPSAGLTAIQKNARDGSHDCIYVLQLTEAGDIFYQILERQQLDASSPPAIDDEALPQKSSNNPPTLENTTETSHIAQRPSQLIVPDTSSDEDIIGPTQGVVLYPVVAETQENKLQDDDDVYSDTSSEVSETRGKGRNLKRLQLQVLVNDDPALEPGLTADAGNENVTSPANDPEQPRSDQETLTNLTHANLPVQETSVKLSEDALKTWKLWLQRLVHKSHKKKPSPRCPNQITVNTSRFFSVPSDKMREEDHVTSMRQQLSACMSDRSLLVRSDASSDPSDVVPFPDQVETGAWTDNLSQRLTLSWQGEEKWRAWWEDRLGLNREEKMNALKRKRRKEREARIRSGGRRLALSESFTSSITYQSELDDFSDLTGWSSAASQGAGSESETAVEMGLAQSEITMESEAPRAKTPTSILDEAVIPTPVTLTPTRNVQQDSTPSSQRRKRPAADYLSSLFGSQDDPSQHDNYFDAEQHSLQPVAHSSQSLPLSQSSLGRLWSQMSQSSQPKKKKARMGF